In Mycobacterium branderi, the DNA window GGTGTAGGGCAGCACCACGAACCCGTCGTCCACCAATTGCTCTGCGGCCCGCACTAATTCGACGGCATCGGGAAGCAGGGTGCGCTCGTCGGCAATCACTTCGAGCTTCACCCACTCGGTGCCCAGCGCTTCGCGGGCCAGCTGCGCGGTGAGTACCGCCTCCGCGGCGCTGCGGCAGCCGGCGGTGTTGGGCAGCGGTGTGATGCCGAGGCGCCCCAACAGGTCGAGCATCCCGGTGCCGCCCTCGGCGTCGACCCGGCGCATCGCGACGGTGGTCAGCTCGGTGCCCGACGCGATCAGCGCCTCCTCGAGCACCGCGAGGTTGGTCGCTCCCCCGGTGCCCATGATCAGTCGCGAGGAGAATTCCCGCCCGGCGATCGTGAGTTTGTTGTCAGCCACCTTGCACCGCCGTCACCACCTCGAGCCGGGCGCCGTCGGAAAGCGTTGTCTGCCAACCGGATCGCGGCAGCACCGCCTGGTTCAGCGCCACCGCGATGCCCCGGTCGGGATACCCCAGGGATTCCAGCAGCGCAGCGACCGTGGTCTGGTCGTCGACCTGCACCTGTTGTTCGTTGACGAGGATGATCACGAGGCGGCTCCCACCGGAACAAGTTGGGACACAATCTGTTCGGCCGTCCACGGCGCGAGCAGGAAACCGTTGCGCCCGTGAC includes these proteins:
- the thiG gene encoding thiazole synthase (functions in thiamine (vitamin B1) biosynthesis; in Bacillus subtilis this enzyme catalyzes the formation of thiazole from dehydroxyglycine and 1-deoxy-D-xylulose-5-phosphate and ThiS-thiocarboxylate), translating into MADNKLTIAGREFSSRLIMGTGGATNLAVLEEALIASGTELTTVAMRRVDAEGGTGMLDLLGRLGITPLPNTAGCRSAAEAVLTAQLAREALGTEWVKLEVIADERTLLPDAVELVRAAEQLVDDGFVVLPYTNDDPALARRLEDSGCAAVMPLGSPIGTGLGIANPHNIEMIVEAAGVPVVLDAGIGTASDAALAMELGCDAVLLASAVTRAADPPAMAAAMAAAVTAGYLARNAGRIPKRFWAQASSPDR
- the thiS gene encoding sulfur carrier protein ThiS, translated to MIILVNEQQVQVDDQTTVAALLESLGYPDRGIAVALNQAVLPRSGWQTTLSDGARLEVVTAVQGG